In one window of Limisphaera ngatamarikiensis DNA:
- a CDS encoding type III pantothenate kinase — protein MILLIDIGNTHTHVGLAGAERVERQWEIPTRDWRSGRATKALRSGVGRRQVTGAVLASVVPAVTPRVRSAVRRGWGVRLLELHAGTLRGLALDYPRPETVGADRLANALAAWHRFGAPVVVVDFGTAVTFDVVDRRGCYVGGVIAPGLAAMTDYLHERTALLPRIRLRPCERVVGRSTEEAMLAGAFFGYPGLVEAILKGIRRELGVRRLPVVATGGYAALMAERVRGIRAVCPDLTLEGLRLTWQAHYGPGK, from the coding sequence ATGATCCTGTTGATCGACATCGGGAACACGCACACGCACGTGGGATTGGCCGGTGCGGAGCGTGTGGAGCGGCAGTGGGAGATACCTACCCGCGATTGGCGTTCGGGTCGGGCGACGAAGGCGTTGCGGTCCGGGGTGGGTCGGCGTCAGGTGACCGGTGCGGTGTTGGCGAGTGTGGTGCCGGCGGTGACGCCGCGGGTGCGATCGGCCGTGCGGCGTGGCTGGGGAGTCCGGCTCCTGGAACTGCATGCGGGCACGCTCCGGGGGCTGGCGTTGGATTATCCGCGGCCCGAGACGGTGGGTGCGGATCGGCTGGCCAATGCGCTGGCGGCGTGGCACCGGTTTGGGGCGCCGGTGGTGGTGGTGGATTTTGGGACGGCGGTGACGTTTGACGTGGTGGATCGCCGGGGGTGTTATGTGGGGGGTGTGATTGCGCCGGGGCTGGCGGCGATGACGGATTATTTGCATGAGCGGACGGCGTTGTTGCCGCGGATTCGACTGCGGCCGTGCGAGAGGGTGGTGGGGCGGAGTACGGAGGAGGCGATGTTGGCGGGGGCGTTTTTCGGGTATCCGGGTTTGGTGGAGGCGATCCTGAAGGGGATTCGGAGGGAGTTGGGCGTGCGGCGGCTGCCGGTGGTGGCGACCGGCGGGTATGCGGCGCTGATGGCGGAGCGGGTTCGGGGGATTCGGGCCGTGTGCCCTGATTTGACCCTGGAGGGGCTTCGATTGACCTGGCAGGCGCATTACGGTCCGGGGAAGTGA